In the genome of Massilia sp. UMI-21, the window TGGACTCCCACGGGCAGGCTCGGCGGCCACAGCGCCGACCTCGGCGCCCAGTGGGTCGACAGCCAGCGCTACGGCAGCGACTTCAGCAACGGCTGCGGCGCCCGCATTCCGTCCTACACCACGATCGACGCCCGCTACGCCTACCGCACGGGCGGCTGGGAAGCGGCGTTCAGCGCGCTGAACCTGGCCGACCGCCAGTACTACAGCAACGCCTTCGGCTGCCGCGCGGGCATCTACCCGAGCGACGGCCGCCAGCTGAAGCTGTCGCTGCGGTACGACTTCTGATGGCCGCGCTCCGACGCGCCCTTGGCGCCGCCTTTGCCGCCGCGGCCGCCGCGCTGGTGCTGGCCGCCGGCGCCCGGGCCGCGGTGACGGTGGTCGACGATGCCGGCCGCCGCGTCACGCTGCAGCAGCCGGCGCGCCGCGTCATCTCGATGGCGCCGCACGCCACCGAACTGCTGTTCGCGGCCGGCGGCGGCAAGCAGGTGGTCGGGGCGATGAACTACAGCGACTACCCGGAAGCGGCGAAGAAGCTGCCGCTGGTCGGCAGCAACAGCGTGATCGACATGGAGCGGGTGCTGGCCCTGAAGCCCGACCTGATCGTGGTCTGGCACTCCGGCAACACCGCGCGCCAGATCGCCCAGCTCGCGTCGCTCGGCGTGCCGGTCTTTCACAGCGAGCCGCGCACGCTTGGGCAAGTGGCCGACAACGTCGAGCGCCTTGGGCAACTGCTGGGCACGCAGCAGGCGGCCGCCGGCGTCGCCGCCGGCCTGCGCGCCAGGCTGGCGGCCCTGGGCGCGCGCTACGGCAAGCGTTCGCCGGTGACGGTGTTCTACCAGATCTGGGACCAGCCGCTGTACACCCTCAACGATGCGCAGATCGCCAGCGATGCGATCCGCGTGTGCGGCGGGCGCAACGTGTTCGGCGCGCTGAAGGTGGTGGCCCCGGAAGTCAGCATCGAGGCGGTGCTGGCGGCCGATCCGGAAGCCATCCTGGCGGGCCAGCGCACCGACCCGGCCAATCCGGGCGTGCGGCTGTGGGAACCGTACCGGAGCATGACGGCTGTGAAGCGGGGCAACTTGCTGAGCGTGGACGGGGAATTGCTCACGCGCCCGGGGCCGCGCGCAATCGAGGGGGCGGCAGCCTTGTGCGAAGCGCTGGAAGGGGTGCGGCAGCGCCGGCGCCACTGAGTATGAACTGAGGCTGGATCGACAAGCCCCGCGTATCACCCGCGTTAATTCCGTAAGCAAATGCAAAATTCCCTCCCTCATTGGGAGGGCAAGCCAAAAAAGTGGTAATCTCCCGGCGTTTGCTCAATCAATTGTGGAAGGAAACCTATGCGTTCTCTGCGTTTTGCCCTCATCGCCGCGACCATGGTCGCCAGCACCGCGTTCGCGTCCCCGGCCGACCCGAAGAACGGGGTCGACTACCAGACCCTGAGTGCGCCGCAGCCGGTGCAGGCGTCGGGCAAGAAGGTCGAGGTCATCGAATTCTTCGCGTATCACTGCCCGGCGTGTAACGCGCTCGAGCCGACCCTGAACGGATGGGTCAAGAAGCAGGGCGACAATATCGTCATGC includes:
- a CDS encoding cobalamin-binding protein — encoded protein: MAALRRALGAAFAAAAAALVLAAGARAAVTVVDDAGRRVTLQQPARRVISMAPHATELLFAAGGGKQVVGAMNYSDYPEAAKKLPLVGSNSVIDMERVLALKPDLIVVWHSGNTARQIAQLASLGVPVFHSEPRTLGQVADNVERLGQLLGTQQAAAGVAAGLRARLAALGARYGKRSPVTVFYQIWDQPLYTLNDAQIASDAIRVCGGRNVFGALKVVAPEVSIEAVLAADPEAILAGQRTDPANPGVRLWEPYRSMTAVKRGNLLSVDGELLTRPGPRAIEGAAALCEALEGVRQRRRH